The Amaranthus tricolor cultivar Red isolate AtriRed21 chromosome 6, ASM2621246v1, whole genome shotgun sequence genome has a segment encoding these proteins:
- the LOC130814908 gene encoding serine/threonine-protein phosphatase 7 long form homolog: protein MRQYRLVQGIPPPCDTEPRLHQISRRNQAGANWMEINGRHIARWDHRLELLAQGAPIDVVGAPTTPDYMPWFLSITRRWMTPRVILEAAHYAPAAPTMTQFAQGAANMIRYSQEEPVREIAHGMLVGSQFQHFIPEVAAQHSPTISHTHMACSPSYDYHLEEIDHSYPVDAAGTSQAGPSQPSQYQSPPLLERHANASFYRRRRRRPTQLDRVDEGS, encoded by the exons atgcgccaatataggttggtacagggcattccaccgccttgtgacactgaaccccGGCTGCACCAAATTTCGCGAAGAAATCAAGCTGGGGCtaactggatggagatcaacgggcgccacatcgctcgttgggatcatagacttgagctgctggcacaaggtgcgccgatcgatgttgtcggcgcacctactacacctgactatatgccgtggttcctctccattacgcgccgatggatgacaccacgtgtcATCTTGgaagcagcacattacgcacctgctgcgcctacgatgacccaattt gcacaaggtgcggcaaaCATGATTCGGTACAGCCaggaggagccggtgagggagattgcgcatggcatgctcgtcggctcgcagttccagcacttcataccggaagtcgctgcacAACACTCACCGACTATCTCCCATACGCACATGGCATGCTCTCCTTcttatgactaccatttggaggagattGATCATTCATATCCCGTTGACgctgcggggacctcgcaggctgggccatcacagccatcacagtaccagtcccctccactgctAGAGCGTCACGCGAACGCCTCtttctatcgtaggaggcgaaggagaccaactcagttggatagggtagatgagggttcgtga